The following nucleotide sequence is from Pagrus major chromosome 16, Pma_NU_1.0.
tttcacatatttatttttttaattattcaaattatCCACAACCAACTGGAGATAATTATCAGAttttgatgggtttttttggAGCTCTAACTTgacagagagagtctgactTAAACACACAGGTAGCTAATTAGGGTGCAACATTTATAGCACAAGTCCCAGAGATTCTGAGAACTGGACGTCAATAATCATTAGCAGGAGGCTTGAGAAATATTCTGAGGCTTCAGCGACCCCCAGTGGTCAAACTGAGTGACACAAGCAGTGATTTCATGTGGAGTTTGCAGCATTTATTATAACAATAAGAGAACAATACTGAGAGAAAAGGATGAACCTGGACTTAATTAAGATGGCACTGTGTATACTTTGTATTtacacattacaaacacatgtgTCTCGACTCCCCCGTTCACAGTACAACACGGCTACAAATCGACCACACGATAATAAACATGACATGGCCGCACAATATGAATTAAAAAGGAACGATATGATGCCAACACGCACGAGCATAAATAATCCACTGAAAGTACCAGCATACTgtacaaaatgtgaaatcacTCTTTATGAAGTGTGTAGTGTTTGAGACAATAAATATTAACAGAAGCACTGAAAACATCTTGTGCAGTGATATTAACAGGGACAATGATGTGGAGCAACAACAGTTCTGTACATTTGAGGCCTCCAGCTCTCGTTCTGCTGCTATTATCTGTGGGCCCTCGTCATTGagaataataatagtaataataataataataataataataatgcatatTCACAATAAactttgatttcttctttttttaccGCAGCCTCTGATTTCCGTTTTATGTTTAACATAAATTATCTGGTCTCATTAATGATCGAGAATTGATCAAACACATCCTGCGATATTTTCCTCTAAAATACTGCACTGTCAGTCAATATTTTCCCATGTTTACATACCTTTCACACAGGGTACTCCATTCCAACTTCAGCTATTCTCAATGGTTCACTAAATAAAGTGAGTAATGCTCATTGTGATGACTTTCATTCTTCTTTCAACAGtacaatacagtaaaaaaagGCACCGTCTGCTCACTCAAAACTTCTTTAAATATAACACTACAGCCTTTTTAGCTTTAGTACTGTATATTCTATGAAAATCTACTGGAGcttctttcaaaaagaaatctcaAAAATCTCCTTTACTTCTTTAGTGGTGACATACTGATCAGCTTTTGTTAACTGACCGTGCACCAACAGCATTAAAACACCAGCTATGTGCACTGTACTTTATACCATGTGATGCCAATTTGCCTGGTTACACTTGCACTTTGGATCCAGGTTTACTCATGCTGCCATACGGGGGCAGCACCAGTCTCCCTGGGAGAGATccagtgtgtgcgtgcttgtcTAGGAGGAGGAGTCCTCCTCCACAGGGTGGAGAGCGTGCCTCTTCAGCAGTGTCTTTAGTATTTCCACCTCCCGCTCTGCCTCCTTCAGCTTCCTACGTAGTGTCTCATTGGCTTTCTGCAACTTCTGGTTGTCCTGGGAAAGACACAGAAGATTTGTGTGATGTAAGCTAACTGTGGTCCAATTAAGTGCTGTGCATCTGTTAGGAGTGAAAGCCTGACACTCACTGATTCCAGAGATTCATAGGGGGGTTTGCTGTCCTCTTCTGGCTCTTTAGGCGCAATGGACGCCCTGTTTTCCCACTTGGCACAGTGTCGCTGTTTTCTCTGGGGCACGGGGCTGGGGCACGAGGTGAGGGTGGGGGTTACTGGGATCAGCAGAGACGGCTGAGGGCGGCCGGGCTCAGGCGATGCAGAGGAAAGCTGGGGTCCCTCCGTCTGGGTGCCACTGTGGACCCTCTGAGGCCTCGAGTGGGAGGTGACCGGAGAGTCTGGGCTCCAGTCTTTGCTGCTGTCATCTGACGGGTAGGGAAAAGGGAATTCTTCCGAACCTGGAGAGTGCAGCATTATAAGGTATTATTTCAAATGAGACATGGGAAAATGAACTTGACTTTTCATTCTCACGTTGGTCTTTTATCACTTCATCTAAGTAATCAACaaccacaaaacaaaatgactcaGTTCAGTATGCAAAGAAACAGATTCAGAGTCAGACCACAAAATAGTACGTCATAGAGAGTCATCTGAAGAGGGGCTATGTTAATATAGCCGCCGTGTTTTTAAGATGTGTCTCACTGAGTCAATCCATATTAAGTAAAATCGAAAGTTCTTCTGTTCTGAATATAGTTTCTTTCTCGCAGTAGGTAGGCAGCTTCAGTATTACTGTAAGTAAAACAGGGAAATAACCTTGACATTAGACCCTGTGCTCTGTTTTTTTAAGCTGCAGCAAACTGCAGTGAAATCATGTacattctgtcttttctccttttctgtaCAGTGTGGCAGGCAGTGATTACAGGAAACATCACGGCTTACTTGATAAACTCAAGCCTGAGAGAGACTCTGCCACCAGATGGCACGTGACATAGACACTTACTGTTAACTGATGTCACATTAGTGTTATTGTCTGCATAACTTAGGTGAGAGTGTGGGTTTGTGGGAACTTGTGTAAGAGATTTCTATTTGTTGTGACTGTGTGAGGAATAATATTGTCTGTGTTCATCACTCATCATCAAGCCCACCCTCTGAGGTGCCCGTGGTGACAGGCGTGGAGCTCGGCGTCGGACTGTCGATGGCGTTGGTCAGTCTGGTGTTCTTCTTGCACTCGAACGCCACCTGGTCCTTGCACAGCTTGTGGCAGTTCATACCGCAGTCTGAGCGAGCCAGAAGAATGCACAACATGTCAGGAACAGGAACTCAGTCTAACATCGGCAAACTGACTTCTACCGACTTCTCTTTGAACGCTATCTGTTCTGCAAACGCGGTTCTCGGAGCTTTGCATGCTTACTGTCAAGGAAACAAATAGCTCTCAGACCTTTTGAGGGACGGGGGAGGGGGAAAAACTGTGGTTCTGGCTGCAgactgtttctttgttttttttcatgtgctgCAAGGTTCAGCTAGCTTTGTGCACTACAGAAAACCACAGCACACCTTCTCAAGATAGCTCCGCTTTACCTGCTCCCCACAAGAGGCTGTGTGTATCTCTTCATTTGTACACTTTACTGACTGACAAAGATAGACATGTACATGATAAAGTGCCATAATTACCTTTGCATCTGTAGCCTTGCTTGATGACACCCCACAACTGTTAATGAAGAATATGGGGGAAAACATCACTCAATGTCAAAAGCGAAACTTAAACTAACACAACACCCTTCAACTTGTGCAGTGACTTACAAATCCTGAGCAGTTGTCACAGAAGGTGGGTTTCATGTAAGTGGTCTCCTGGAAGTTGTGGACAAAGCCAAGACCAAGTTTGGAGCAGATGACACTGGCCCGCATGAAATAGGCTGTGATCTCCTCTCGGCTGACGAGGCCCTCTCTGGACAACCATAACACATATACAGCATCATTTAACAGAGGAGATAGAGCTTAGATGATACAGGATATACACAGGAAATAAACACTTTGACAGACATTTCTCTTAGCTTCATATCATAATGTTTGCTAATGTCTGACCAGAAAAAACCCATCTGCAACACTATTCTTTAATGTAGAAACCATGACATCAGCGATGGTGGTTTTCATACAGGTCTATGAATGAGAAATTACAAGCCTCTCTTTGGTTTGTGAGAATCATGTACCACTTGACGTGCATGAGAAATACAGGAGTGAAAATGTTGTGGTGGGGTTAGTGTTAGGTCTGCAGCTATTTTATGCTTCCTGTTGCTACACTCATCACTACAAATaccactttttctctctctcccctgtaGTCGCAAATGAGCCGAGTGCGTGACCCGTGAAACACTCACTTCTCTTTGTCCATGACACAGAAGGAAAATGGAAAGCTAGCAGCAATTTTCTCAAATTCCCCTTGAGAAATGAAGCCGTTCTCGTCGTGATCGTAGTTCTTAAACACGGACTGTGAAAGACAAGAGGCAAACACCATTGTTGCTCGACTATTAGTGAACAATAGCTGCAAGAGCAGCCTGTCAAAATGGCAGCATCCAGAAGAATAGTTGAAATAAATGATTATGGTTATATAACAGCATCGCCGTGTAGCCATGCAGAGGCTACACTTGAAAAAAGGAAGCACTTACATCCACCATTCTCTGCACATGTTTGCTGATGGTTCGGGGGTCAGGTTTAGGAGCCACTCCTGATGCCCAGTCCACAACCACTGGAGGTCTAGAGGGGGTGGCTGGCTGATAGAAAATTAattagtcattaaaaaaaacaagcctgtGCAGGCAgataaacatgtaaaatattatCTGAGCAATTACTACATTTATTCATGACCTGCTCTACAGAAGCAGAAGCAACACTGTAAACCAGCAAGGCGTCAGATAAACATgccattttgggaaatacacttctCTTTCTTGCAGAGACTTAAATGAGAGGGTTAACGCAACAAGAAACTCTCATGTCTGTAGTTGTAGCAAGGGTTAGCTAGGGTGTGATTTTGACATCGTTTCCCCCTTGTTCCCAGTCTTTTccctatgctaagctaaccagcagctggctgtagcttcatatttagcgaGCTGCTTTCCCTGTTTTTAGTCTTTATTCTAAGCTAAATGGCTGCAGATGTAGCTTCATGAGAGTGGTCTCAATCTTCTATATTTTACCCTTTGCAAGTCAACAGGCTCGTGTTTCCCCATGTCGCCGGTCTTATACTAAGCTACCTGGcggctggctgtagcttcaaaTTTGGCATAAAGACACGAGAGCGCTATCAATCTTTTCAACTAATTCGGCAAGAAAGTGAATGAGCATATTTCcgaaaaaatgtcaaactattccttcaaAGCGAAAACTTAAAGCATCTCTGCTTCTATCACTCACAGGTGCTTTACAGTTCTTGGGTTCCCTGGTGTATGACAGTTCATAGATCTCATCTTCAGTGTAGTAAAGGTCCAAGGACAGCTGTGGGGAAGGAGGGAACACATGTTAGCACACGGGaggtaaacagacagagaaagagctCCCTGTGTATCTAGATGTTTCTCcttgaaacatgttttgatgaGGGCAATATCAGGTCACAGGGTAACTCTTTTCTCTTCATGGGCATTCTGTCGTTCAAGTACGATTTCAGAGATAACACAACAATACAGCTATCTGAACTCACTCTCATTCACACTCAGTTCGTCACCCACACACTCATAGATCATAGACTCTCATCACACCCACACAGAAGTGCGGACAATCCACATGCTGTAACGCACTCATTTGCATCTGTGCTCGCGTTCAATACAATCTAGTGAATCACACGAGGATACATGACAATTTAACGAGAAATGCACAGTTGCGCTGAAGGGTGCGCTACCGTCAACAGATGGACCAGGTCCTTGTTAGCGTCCAGCTTGGGGGGGATCTGCTGGAGCTGGATTAGCTCATTAATGTGGTTGTAGAGGGCCTGGAGCTTCTGGACGTTCACCTTGTTGTCCTCCACATAGTCTGACATGGCTTCATTGACCGAAATCAGGTCTTTGAGGTGGACGCCCAGGATAGGGATTTTAAAACCTGTACACCTGTTGTACGCTTGTCTGTAGTTGTCGTAGTTTCTACAGGAGGACAGCAGGTCTGTCATCTCATTCAGTACCTGGAAATAGGAggaaattgaatttttttgtaATCATTAATGTGAGGATGTTTTGGCTCTGTTATCAGCTGGATCTAACTGCGGTAGGAGCCGTTTACCTTGGTGACCTCACTGGATACATGCGAGGTGGTGTCCTTCAGTCTGGAGATCGAGCTGTGACACAGCCCTCCCACCACCGCCATTAGTGTGTTGTAATTGTGCATATGGTGTAGACActgttggacacacacacacacacacacacacaaaaaaagcacaagtaTCAGTCCATCCGCGCACACacgtataaacacacacaattaaacTTGTTCCAGGTAGCCCTGGTTATATAATCCACAACACTGCAGTTACATAAGCCACTTATATTGTTGGCTTTTTCTTACTGCGCTCTGATATCTCACTCTTTTTTGGAAGtgcttttccctctcttttcaGCTCTCTAATTCGTGCTGTCACTGGAGCATTATGGTGTGAAATTCGTTTCCACACCCGTGGGTTTCAAGGTTgacagcagtgagcagcagcagactggtGCATTAGTGTTGCAGTGCAAGAGGTCCTCCAGAGTACAAGTCTGACTAACGGCTCCCTGAAGCCAGCGTGTCACTTCTCAGCAGGCTGCATGCAGCTTGACATTGGAGTGGTTCGAACAAGCTAGTTCTGATCTGTGACTACGCTCACGAGTCGTTTCTCTCTTTTCCACTTCCCTAATCCCTTCAGTGTCTAAGTGTGTTCCACTTGATGGCTCCATTAGTCTGCATTCAGTTAATATTTTTCTATTGGTAAAATCTTTGGATATGCTAAAAGCCTACAGCAGAGCTCTTAAGAATCATTACCTGCTCTCTGTGAATATGCATTATGCAACTGCTAATTATGTAGCATCTATAGTGTTGACAAAAGACTGTCATTAGTTAGATAAGGTGTGTGAACAGCAGCACATAGATGCGAGCAAAGAGGAAATGTGTCAAAGATAgttccatttttctttgttgctaAACCAGGAACAGAAAGTGTGAGAGTAATAGTGAGGGGCTGACTGAAGTACTACCTGTGCCACGTGTATAAACTTGGTGAAAACCTCAGCTCTCAGCTGCGCGGTCGGCCTGCTCAGCACCATCAGCTGAACCCACTGGGAGATACCATTGCACAGGGCGATGGAACGCTCCATCACAGGGATGTCCTTCATGCAGCACTTGCGGATGTAATTCTGGTAGTCTACAAACTGGCaaagagggcagagagagacgAGCATGAAGTGCTGCACGGAAACTGCAAGGCATTTCCCGTGGGGAGGAAACAGCCTAATGGTTTTTTTAGTTCACAGAGATGCATGTCAAATAAACACGCCATCAATGAAGAAATAATAAGCCATACAGCTGGTTAGTCTTTAAGCGTGTATACTCACTGATATCCTGCAGAAGGACTTGAATTCTAGGTACGTCAGATGCTCAGCCAGCTCGATCGGCTCCAGATGATCAAAAAGAAGAGAGACCTTCCTCTTTTTACTGCTGTTAGCTTTGATTTTCTGGCTGGCCTTCCACGACCAGTCCCGCTCATTTCTAGAACACATCATGGAACATAATGCAACCAGATTTTCAATCAGCAATGGTTAAATgacagcatgaacacacacgTTGATGTGGTTAGG
It contains:
- the LOC141010975 gene encoding RAS guanyl-releasing protein 1-like, translating into MLPSRRTQMDSLVQPLVAQYLAMGCQSRENIHNDTSVASEEKGKDDARATPGCSSRSRVSPPGRPHRFHKPSPAQTTQGKSTMPLGHLTKGASWEELIQACLQSFDSAGCVCGNSHLLNISLTMHRLLISSSDLLDKLIALFKVALDSEQPAECQRICFFIRHWIQEFWVMFRLNHSLSDSLEEFRELIREQGQEHLCSLLETKWINERDWSWKASQKIKANSSKKRKVSLLFDHLEPIELAEHLTYLEFKSFCRISFVDYQNYIRKCCMKDIPVMERSIALCNGISQWVQLMVLSRPTAQLRAEVFTKFIHVAQCLHHMHNYNTLMAVVGGLCHSSISRLKDTTSHVSSEVTKVLNEMTDLLSSCRNYDNYRQAYNRCTGFKIPILGVHLKDLISVNEAMSDYVEDNKVNVQKLQALYNHINELIQLQQIPPKLDANKDLVHLLTLSLDLYYTEDEIYELSYTREPKNCKAPPATPSRPPVVVDWASGVAPKPDPRTISKHVQRMVDSVFKNYDHDENGFISQGEFEKIAASFPFSFCVMDKEKEGLVSREEITAYFMRASVICSKLGLGFVHNFQETTYMKPTFCDNCSGFLWGVIKQGYRCKDCGMNCHKLCKDQVAFECKKNTRLTNAIDSPTPSSTPVTTGTSEGSEEFPFPYPSDDSSKDWSPDSPVTSHSRPQRVHSGTQTEGPQLSSASPEPGRPQPSLLIPVTPTLTSCPSPVPQRKQRHCAKWENRASIAPKEPEEDSKPPYESLESDNQKLQKANETLRRKLKEAEREVEILKTLLKRHALHPVEEDSSS